GCGCCGAGGATGTCGAGCACCTTCCGGATCGCGAGCAGGCGGTCCTGCCCGAGGTTGATCGGCTTCTTGCCTACCGGGTGATAGCGGTGGTAGGTGAAGCCTTCTTTTCGTTTCCGGGCCTCCATGCGTGGCAGGAGCCCATCGCGCTCCCGGTGCTTCTTCATGCTGCGCGTCTCCATTTTGGCTGCGTGCGCGGCGTCGCCTCGGCGCGCGGCTGATTGACCTGCTCCTACGTCAGCATCGGATGGCCGTCGGCCTTGCGCGGCGCATCGATGCCGAGCGCCTTCTTGATCCAGCGGGTCTGTGCCGCTCCCTGTTTCAGGCCGCCCGTCAACTCGACGAGCTCGGCGTTCGTCACGATCGGCATTGGGGCACCTCCGGGAATTCATCATGGGTGAGGCCTTCGAACAACCTGCCGGCGGCATGCTTGTCAGCGTTGCCCATGATCGTTCCGTCACCGTGCGTAAATTTCCCACCGCGCACGCGTACACCCTCGGCGTGGCCCATCATCGGAACCCATTCCCCCCATTGCTTAAACAGGAACGGCACGCCGTATGTCACGCACTGGTCGTGAAGCGAGCAGGCCCAGTCGGGATGCATCGGCCGCGCACCAGGGCCACTTTCGCCACCCACGATCACCCAGTCGATTTCCGGCGAACGGTAGCCAGTTCCATCCTCCGCATATTCGGTGGTCGGGCCGTGAATCCATGGCGCGTCGGCGGGGCAGTCCTCGCAGGACTGCATTTCCTGCATGCAGCAGATGCCAGTCGGATCGAACCACGCTCGAAGATCGACCGGACCAAGCAGCGGCTCCATGGATAGAAAGCGGCGGCACGCGGGTGTCATGAGCAGCTTTTCGACGTCGCGATCAGCCTCGACCTGGTCAACGATCGTGGCGCCAAGCCAGACGTTTGACCATGGCCACGGTGTGTTGACGCCGCGCCCGGCGAGCTCGAGTACGCGTCAACTACACGATAGTCTCGAGCGTCGACAACGAGCCGCTGTTCGGTTTTTGACGTCAACAACCAGTACATCGCCGGTTTCGATACCGGGGCATGGGGCGTACCAGCCTGAGCATCCCAACGCATTTATCGCCATGACCCGCCTACGCGCGGCTTTTTTTATTGCTCGGAGCACAGATGGCAAACAACAACTTCAAGGCGTTTGCGGCCGCTGCCAACGCGAACGTGATGACGCAGGCCGATTACGAGGCACTCTCGGCACTGCTCACCGGCTTCCAAAGCGGCACCGCGCAATCGCAGCAGCTCAACAAGGTGTGGCGCCAGAGCTCGATTATGGCGGCCGTGCTGGCGCAGTTCATCGTCGATATGACAGGCCAGGACGCCATTGATGATGGTACGACGGCGACGCTTCTGGCGAATCTCAAGAAGTCGATGCCGGGCAGACTGCGCAACACGCAGGTATTTCAGATCGCGGGGACGTTCGTCTATACGCCTACGGCTGGCACAAACAAGGTCCGTGTGCGCGTCATCGGTGCTGGTGGAGGAGGCGGGGGAAGTTCCGCCGCAACAGCAACTACGACGTCTACGGCAGGCGGGGCGGGTGGTTATGCAGAAGGCCTATTCACCGCGGGATTCGCGGGGGTCTCCGTGGTCGTAGGAAGCGGCGGAGCCGGTGGCGTAGCAGGGAACAACATCGGCTCAAATGGTGGCGCAAGTTCATTCGGCTCGCTGCTCTCGGCGACCGGTGGTTCGGGCGGCGGCGCTATTGCGGCAACGGCATCACCATACCTCGTAACTGGCAGCGGATCGGGAATTGTCGCTGGCGGAACGATCAATCAGAAGGGATGTGTCGGTGGCCATGGCCTATCGATGACTACCAGCTATGGGGTCAGTGGTGCTGGCGGTGGAACAGGGCTTCCCTATGCGAATTCGGCGCGCGGAGCGGACTCACAATCTCCCGGCGGCGGTGGTGGCGGTGCATGCTCGGGCGTCAATTCACCGGCGTTCTCAGGTGGACGCGGGGCCGACGGTATCGTCATTGTTGAGGAGTTTGCGTGATGAGAACATACGCAAGAATTCAGGACGGTGTGGTGTTCGAGTTTTTCGCAACGGACGGGAACATAAGCGAAATGTTTCATCCGTCCCTTGTATGGATTGACGTTACGGAGATGGAGCCGCAACCGGAGTTAGGTTCGCGCTTCGACGGGAAGCTGCTCACCGCTCGATCGATTGGCGATTGACACGGAAACCATGGTGTCGGTAATGAGCCACCCGCCTCGAAATACGGATCGAAGTGCGATCCACGTATTTGTAAAAGGGGACCGCAATAAGGAGCGAGGCCGTCAGTCCAACCGAGGTCGAGGCGATAACAGCTGTCATATATCCAAATGGCCGGATCCATGAAAATACAGCGCATCCCAATGTGAGCAGGATGCCGAAGTGGGTTAGGTAAAGACTAAATGAAATTTTCCCAAGCCATTGAGGTATGCGCGAAGACAGGAGTTCGCGCGCCCCCTTGCAGAAAAGTACGCCGAGAAAAATAAAAATTGCACTGATTTGGCATTCGAGTTGGAATGCGTTAATTGCACTCATAACCGGCATCCGGTTCGTGAAATCTAATATCTGTTGAAATTGATGCTCCATCGGAATAAACGCCAACAAGATCCCTCCCGCCAGCATGGTTAGCCCAACTGTCGAGTGGAGCAGTGAAGCTCTAAGATTGCTCGTATGCACTCTCTGGTAGACAACGAACCCGAGCATGAATAGAGACAAAAAGCTAGTGCCCGCGGTCACGAATATCATCAGCATGGCGAATCGCGCGATGATCTTCGGAAATGACCGAATAATGAATGCCACCGCCAATAGCATGAGCGACCCCCAGAATTCAAGATGAAGAGTCCACAGGGGAGGGTTCGTCGAGTGTATCAACGGGGTTAGTGTTTCGGAGGATGTGAGGAATCTGATATGTGAGAAGATAGATGATTGGCCGTATCCGAAAAGCATCGAATTAATGGCTAGTTCTTTTGCGAATAGTGATGGAATTAGATCGTTGCTCCACAGATGCGTTAGCCACGTTGAACCTGAAATTTCACTTGCGTGTAGTCGTGCGCCATGGAAAAAAAATTTCAGAAGCGCGGCAATAATCAGCGATGCTGCTACTGGAATATAAAGTCGCAGTGATCGCTTGAGTGCTTGTGTTGCAATTGATGAAGTCGAGTTTAGAAAAGAGCCGGCAAGCACGAATCCGCTCATAATAAAGAATACGTAGACTGCCACATATCCTTGGAAGGCAACAAACAGCGGAGAATTCGACGCGGCGTTTTCCCAAGCGAAATGCTCTGGCAAACCGGCGCGCGTGAATACTGGTAAGAACGCTGAGCCGTAATGAAGAAGGACGACTTGTAGGGCTGCGACGCCGCGAAGTCCGTCTACAAATTCAAATTTTGATGTTCGCGGTTGTGGCGTCATTGTGGGTGGGTCTCGATTTCGGTGGGATTCTACACGGTGCGAGACTACCCGCGGATCGCTCTCCATACAGAGCGCTATGTGTACGTGGCCGCCCGAGGCAGCGTTTTTGTTTACGTGACCTGCTCCCCGCGTTTAGTGCGGTGACAGTGTAGAGTCCGTTCCAGAGAGGAACGGCAATGAAGAAGCGATTCACCGAAGAACAAATCATCGGCATCTTGAAGGAAGCCGAGGCTGGCCTGAAGCCGGCGGAGCTGTGCCGCAAGTACGGCATCTCGGAAGCGACCTACTACAACTGGAAAGCGAAGTTCGGCGGGATGACGGTCTCCGAAGCGCAGCAATTGAAGGAACTGGAGCAGGAGAACAACAAGCTCAAGCGCCTGTTGGCCAAATCAATGCTCGACAACGCCGCGCTGAAGGACCTGTTGGCCCGAAAGTAGCAAGCCCGCAGGCCAAGCGCGAAGCGGTCCGAATCTTGATGACCGAACGCGCCATGGGTGTTACCCGGGCCTGCGAGCTGGTAGGGATTTCGCGCTCGCTGTTCTATTACGAATCACGCCGCCGAGTTGACGACGAAGCGCTGACTGGCCGGATGATGGTCGTCGCCGCGCAGAAGCGTCGTTACGGCTATCGCCGGATTCACGTGTTGTTGCAGCGGGATGGCTGCTTCGCCAACCACAAGCGCAAACTGAGGCGCGACTAATCCATCGCCGACTTATTGTGTGTTGACTCTTCAAACATCGGCCGCTGAGCTGAAACCAGCGTCGCTTCTTGAACGTAAGAAGCCCAGGGCGTCAGCGCGCGACATTTGTCGATGTCGGAAACAACTGCGTCAGCGCAGTGCTCGACGAGACAACCGGACCGATCTGCAGATTGGCGGAATAGGCCAGTGTCTTGGCACCAACCGCCAAAGCCTCACAGTCTTACATCCGTGTAATATTTCGGTTCCTCGTGCCCTCAGCTTTGCAGGGCCGTTCTGTCCCGACGACCCGGAAGGCGTCGGGACATTTTTTTGCGAGCGGTGCGCTCGTACAGCATCTTGTGCGAGTCGCGATTCAACCCACCGTCGAAACATTTGCGATTGCTACACTTTCCCGGCCTCCATCGCACAACGGGACCGACCCACGCATGCCGGAAAACCGACTCGTCATGCTACGCAGCGCGACACCACACGACGCAGACGACATTGCTCGCTTGCACACGCTGAGCTGGCAGAGCGCATATCGCCATATCCTGCCTGTTGCTTATCTGTTCGATGAAGTACCGATGGAACACGCGACGCGATGGCGAAACTACTTCGACCGCAGCGAAACCGAACGGGGCCTCGTGCTCGTCGCGGTATCGAACGGTATGTCCATCGGATTCGTGAGCGCCGAAAGATCGGTCGATCCGGAGCGCGGCGTCCTGCTCGATTGCCTTCACGTCCATCCTGCGCATCATGGAAAAGGGGCCGGCAAGCGCATGATCGAATTCGTGCGCGCGTGGGCGCGAAATATCGGCGTGGACAGGGTTCATCTTTCTGTGCTTGAGGACAATGTCCGCGCCATTGGCTTCTATGAGCACAATGGCTGGCGACTGGCGGCCGTCGAAACCAGCTTGATAGGCCGGACGGAGGTGAGCGACCGGATCTATGTGATCTAGGCCTAGCGGCCAGTCGGCATCGATTCGCACGGTCGCGCGGTGCACGACCCGTTCCGCGTGCAATGAAGCGCCGCGTCCGTTATTCGCTGCAATACCGCGCGAGCAAATCCGCCTCCGTTTCATGCACCTCGACCGGCAGGCTCGTCGCCCCGGCATACGCCAGATAGCGCGCGCGGTGCTGACCGTTTCGGAACGACGCGACGCCGACTTTCGACAGCCCCGGAATGCCGAACAGCGTCCGCGTTCGCGTCTCGCGAAAGGTGATGAAGGGCATCTCGGGAATACGGGCATCGGCCGGGTCGAGGAAGTCGCGGATACCCACGGCCTTGCCGGGCGCCCAGTATTCAACCGACGGCAGCACATAGTCGGTCGTGTCGCGATCGGCGCAGGCGAGCAGCTTCGTCAGGTTGACCGTCACCACGCGATGTCGCGAGTCGTCGGATGCGAACACCCGCTTGAGGTGCGTAGAGGCATAAGCGGCATGTCCCGAAAGCTGGATGATCCAGACATCGACGCCATCATGTTGTGCCCGGGCGAGTGACATTGTTTCCTTGGGGGGCAAGCGATTGTTGTGGCTGGAGTGTAGCAGCGCGATCGCGACTGCAGCCGCGGAGCAGGCAGATACCAGGAATCGACGATGGAATCGTGAGCGGTAAGGACGCGGCGCGGAATCGATCGCGCAATGGATACCGGACGGGGCGGCCATCTATTTTCAGTCGAGATCGACAGCTCGCGAGAATATCGCGATACTGCGTGGCGGAATGACGTGCAGCC
The sequence above is a segment of the Burkholderia diffusa genome. Coding sequences within it:
- a CDS encoding DUF4224 domain-containing protein, yielding MPIVTNAELVELTGGLKQGAAQTRWIKKALGIDAPRKADGHPMLT
- a CDS encoding acyltransferase family protein yields the protein MTPQPRTSKFEFVDGLRGVAALQVVLLHYGSAFLPVFTRAGLPEHFAWENAASNSPLFVAFQGYVAVYVFFIMSGFVLAGSFLNSTSSIATQALKRSLRLYIPVAASLIIAALLKFFFHGARLHASEISGSTWLTHLWSNDLIPSLFAKELAINSMLFGYGQSSIFSHIRFLTSSETLTPLIHSTNPPLWTLHLEFWGSLMLLAVAFIIRSFPKIIARFAMLMIFVTAGTSFLSLFMLGFVVYQRVHTSNLRASLLHSTVGLTMLAGGILLAFIPMEHQFQQILDFTNRMPVMSAINAFQLECQISAIFIFLGVLFCKGARELLSSRIPQWLGKISFSLYLTHFGILLTLGCAVFSWIRPFGYMTAVIASTSVGLTASLLIAVPFYKYVDRTSIRISRRVAHYRHHGFRVNRQSIER
- a CDS encoding GNAT family N-acetyltransferase, whose product is MPENRLVMLRSATPHDADDIARLHTLSWQSAYRHILPVAYLFDEVPMEHATRWRNYFDRSETERGLVLVAVSNGMSIGFVSAERSVDPERGVLLDCLHVHPAHHGKGAGKRMIEFVRAWARNIGVDRVHLSVLEDNVRAIGFYEHNGWRLAAVETSLIGRTEVSDRIYVI
- a CDS encoding plasmid fertility inhibition factor family protein; the encoded protein is MSLARAQHDGVDVWIIQLSGHAAYASTHLKRVFASDDSRHRVVTVNLTKLLACADRDTTDYVLPSVEYWAPGKAVGIRDFLDPADARIPEMPFITFRETRTRTLFGIPGLSKVGVASFRNGQHRARYLAYAGATSLPVEVHETEADLLARYCSE